One window from the genome of Ovis canadensis isolate MfBH-ARS-UI-01 breed Bighorn chromosome 21, ARS-UI_OviCan_v2, whole genome shotgun sequence encodes:
- the MS4A15 gene encoding membrane-spanning 4-domains subfamily A member 15 isoform X3 — translation MVRRGHLGMLFIEGGVPFWGGACFIISGSLSVAAEKNHTSCLVRISLGTHILSAMAAFAGTAILLMDFGVTNWDVGRGYLAVLTIFTILEFFIAVIATHFGCQATRAQAHAPVIFLPNAFSTDFNISSPAASPPPAYDNVAYIPKESSE, via the exons ATGGTCCGCCGCGGCCACTTGGGGATGCTCTTCATCGAAGGCGGCGTCCCTTTCTGGGGAGGAGCCTGC TTCATCATCTCGGGGTCCCTCTCAGTGGCAGCCGAGAAGAACCACACCAGTTGCCTG GTGAGGATCAGTCTGGGGACCCACATTCTCAGCGCCATGGCGGCCTTTGCAGGGACGGCCATTCTGCTCATGGATTTTGGTGTCACTAACTGG GATGTAGGCAGGGGCTATTTGGCCGTGCTTACCATCTTCACCATACTGGAGTTCTTCATTGCAGTCATTGCCACCCACTTTGGGTGCCAAGCCACTCGCGCCCAAGCTCACGCG CCTGTGATTTTCCTGCCGAATGCCTTCAGCACAGACTTCAACATCTCCAGCCCCGCAgcctctcctccccctgcctACGATAATGTGGCGTATATACCCAAGGAGTCTTCAGAGTAG